A single region of the Zootoca vivipara chromosome 2, rZooViv1.1, whole genome shotgun sequence genome encodes:
- the KIF2B gene encoding kinesin-like protein KIF2B, which produces MANQFGAIHVGTYLEIKRSDGRIHPALVTALHEDASSVTVEWIEKGVNKGKKVELDLAFSLNPHLAPMELSPETLSAPTPSEQGDHPTPPQNYVVTPIQKEKSGGDSEDRDFNKRPPSTGTAGKISPSPAHKSPCVLEVERMRERREKRHLEFMERRARRDASGAHPHAAVIAVIEQYRAALQHGGSALLAQTCPLEPSRGCARKICVCVRKRPLNQREEELKEVDVVTIPCSDVVMVHEAKQKLDLTRYLENQTFRFDHAFDDQASNESVYKHTAQPLVEIIFRGGMATCFAYGQTGSGKTHTMGGDFSGKRQDSSKGIYAMTARDVFCLLQDPTYKILELQVFGAFFEIYWGRVYDLLNWKKRLRVLEDSNQQVQVVGLLEQEVACVEDVMKLIEIGNRCRTSGQTSANVHSSRSHAVFQIILKRRGRLHGKISLIDLAGNERGADTSSADRQTRLEGAEINKSLLALKECIRALGRNKGHTPFRASKLTQVLRDSFIGENSCTCMIATISPGMRSCEHTLNTLRYANRVKELAVDPSTFRQLQPALPRSIFQLDDLTRPWTVQSLPETDEFKVFCVQNEDQVSPASLTFIARGRGQKKRKEMDEKALVEEHQESLRWLKGFLKMADDEDYDMDFYASQFEAVLAQKIAILSEIQDKVKLFRTNLHEREEMTEKHPSRPRALQNDPSLEHKGRNISEVDL; this is translated from the exons ATGGCGAACCAGTTCGGGGCTATCCACGTGGGCACCTACTTGGAGATCAAGCGGAGCGACGGGAGGATCCACCCGGCGTTGGTCACGGCGCTGCACGAGGACGCCAGCAGCGTGACCGTCGAGTGGATCGAGAAAGGAGTCAACAAGGGCAAGAAGGTAGAGCTGGACCTCGCCTTCTCGCTCAACCCTCATTTGGCACCGATGGAGCTCAGCCCCGAGACGCTCTCGGCGCCCACGCCGTCGGAACAAGGGGACCACCCAACCCCGCCGCAGAACTACGTGGTGACCCCCATCCAGAAGGAGAAGTCGGGCGGCGACAGCGAGGATCGCGACTTCAACAAGAGGCCCCCGTCGACGGGAACGGCGGGCAAGATCAGCCCCAGCCCCGCGCACAAATCGCCGTGCGTCCTGGAGGTGGAGAGGATGCGCGAGAGGCGAGAGAAGCGACACTTGGAGttcatggagaggcgagcgcggCGCGACGCCAGCGGCGCGCACCCGCACGCGGCTGTGATCGCCGTGATCGAGCAGTACCGCGCCGCTTTGCAGCACGGCGGCTCCGCTCTCCTGGCCCAAACGTGCCCCTTGGAGCCCAGCCGCGGCTGTGCGCGCAAAATCTGCGTGTGCGTCCGCAAGAGGCCCCTCAACCAGCGCGAGGAGGAGCTCAAGGAGGTCGACGTGGTGACCATCCCTTGCTCGGACGTGGTGATGGTGCACGAAGCCAAGCAGAAACTGGATCTCACCCGCTACCTGGAGAACCAGACCTTCCGCTTCGACCACGCCTTCGACGACCAAGCCTCCAACGAAAGTGTCTACAAGCACACGGCGCAACCTCTGGTGGAGATCATCTTCAGAGGAGGCATGGCCACGTGCTTTGCCTATGGACAGACGGGCAGCGGCAAGACCCACACGATGGGAGGTGACTTCTCTGGCAAGAGGCAGGATTCCTCGAAAGGGATCTATGCTATGACTGCCCGGGACGTCTTCTGCCTGCTGCAGGACCCCACTTACAAAATCCTGGAACTCCAGGTCTTTGGGGCTTTCTTCGAGATCTATTGGGGGAGGGTCTATGACCTACTGAACTGGAAGAAGCGGCTGAGGGTGCTTGAGGATAGCAACCAACAGGTCCAGGTGGTGGGTCTCCTGGAGCAGGAAGTGGCCTGCGTGGAAGACGTGATGAAGCTCATTGAGATAGGGAATCGGTGCAGAACGTCTGGCCAGACCTCAGCAAATGTCCACTCGTCCCGAAGCCACGCCGTTTTCCAGATCATCCTAAAGAGGAGAGGAAGGCTACATGGTAAGATTTCCTTGATTGATTTAGCCGGCAATGAGCGAGGAGCGGATACCTCCAGTGCGGACCGGCAAACCAGGCTGGAGGGTGCAGAGATCAACAAAAGCCTCTTGGCACTTAAGGAATGCATCAGGGCTTTGGGACGCAACAAAGGTCACACACCCTTCCGGGCCAGTAAACTGACCCAGGTTTTAAGGGACTCCTTTATCGGAGAAAACTCCTGCACTTGCATGATCGCCACCATTTCTCCAGGGATGAGGTCGTGTGAGCACACACTCAACACACTGCGGTACGCCAATCGGGTGAAAGAGCTGGCAGTGGACCCAAGCACCTTCCGACAGCTCCAGCCCGCCTTGCCCAGATCCATCTTTCAGCTGGATGACTTGACGAGGCCCTGGACAGTCCAGAGTTTGCCCGAGACGGATGAGTTCAAAGTGTTCTGCGTACAGAATGAGGACCAGGTCTCTCCGGCAAGCCTTACCTTCATTGCCAGGGGGAGAGGccagaagaagaggaaagagatGGACGAGAAAGCTCTGGTGGAGGAGCACCAAGAGTCTCTCCGGTGGCTGAAAGGGTTTCTGAAAATGGCTGACGATGAAGACTATGACATGGATTTTTACGCCTCTCAGTTTGAAGCGGTTCTGGCCCAGAAGATCGCCATTCTGTCTGAGATCCAAGATAAAGTGAAATTGTTCCGTACGAACCTCCA cgagcgcgaggagatgacggagaaacacccttcgcgcccCCGTGCCCTCCAgaatgacccg TCCCTGGAGCATAAAGGTAGAAATATATCTGAGGTAGACTTGTAA